The following proteins come from a genomic window of Flavobacteriaceae bacterium MAR_2010_188:
- a CDS encoding D-alanyl-D-alanine carboxypeptidase, giving the protein MKRRTFVKSSALTTLAVSLLPKITFAALSETITDEELLGKAHLNFRNENLKLRNEAYECFNLMKEEALVSNIKIEGVSAFRSYEDQKRIWNRKFLAYTKDGLLPMDAIHKIVEYSTMPGTSRHHWGTDIDLIDGAVNQPKNVLSPQHFKNNGPFVKFKQWMENNSERFGFYLVYTNLESRKGFKYEPWHYSYKPLSDSYLKHYRERDIFQLAKSSDIEGVSHLSDDFLSQYYQENILDINPELL; this is encoded by the coding sequence ATGAAAAGAAGAACTTTCGTAAAATCTTCAGCCTTAACTACTCTGGCTGTTTCATTATTACCAAAAATCACATTCGCAGCGTTGAGTGAAACGATTACGGATGAAGAATTACTAGGGAAAGCCCACTTAAACTTCCGTAATGAAAACCTTAAATTAAGAAATGAAGCTTATGAATGTTTCAACTTAATGAAAGAGGAAGCCTTAGTTTCTAACATTAAAATTGAAGGTGTCTCAGCCTTTAGAAGCTACGAAGACCAAAAACGTATTTGGAATAGAAAATTTCTGGCCTATACCAAGGATGGGCTCTTACCAATGGATGCCATCCATAAAATCGTTGAATATTCTACCATGCCAGGAACCTCTAGACATCATTGGGGAACCGATATAGATTTAATCGATGGCGCGGTAAATCAACCAAAAAATGTATTATCTCCACAGCATTTTAAGAATAATGGGCCCTTTGTAAAATTTAAACAGTGGATGGAAAATAATTCGGAACGATTCGGCTTCTATCTCGTTTATACTAATCTAGAAAGCCGTAAAGGGTTTAAATATGAACCTTGGCATTACAGTTACAAACCGCTGTCTGATTCTTACTTAAAACACTACCGGGAGAGAGACATTTTTCAATTAGCAAAAAGCTCGGATATCGAGGGTGTATCGCATCTATCGGATGATTTTTTGAGTCAATATTACCAAGAAAATATTTTAGATATTAATCCTGAACTTTTGTAA
- a CDS encoding thiamine biosynthesis lipoprotein → MLTQISIEITMKISQLHFLYLVVFLSFSCKDHTANTIEASNTLNSTKLIGEVFGTSYSIIYDSDTDFQKAIDSVFKRINHSMSTYQVDSDISRINRNEDVAVDQNFKRVFEASKVIYKETNGAFDPTIGAVVNAWDFGPEGRIVSLDSTKIDSLMSDVGFNKISINNDFVKKNKGTFIDFNAIAKGYGVDAVGEFLESQNIDNYLVEIGGEIRVKGRNIEKDAEWKVGIEEPHFDGERSIFKTLELIDESMATSGVYRKFKVDEDGNRYSHIIDTETGYPSKSNILSISVIAKTCMYADGYATAFKSMGIAKVEEFLKNHPELKVYIIYDDGNGKFATLSLNGFPNQ, encoded by the coding sequence TTGTTGACACAAATTTCAATTGAAATAACCATGAAAATATCACAGTTGCACTTCCTTTATCTTGTAGTGTTTTTAAGTTTTTCATGTAAGGACCATACAGCAAACACAATTGAAGCATCCAATACTTTAAACTCTACCAAGTTAATCGGGGAGGTTTTTGGGACGTCTTATAGTATAATTTATGATTCTGATACCGATTTCCAAAAGGCTATTGATAGTGTTTTTAAGCGGATAAATCACTCGATGTCTACTTATCAGGTCGATTCGGATATTTCTAGAATTAATAGAAATGAAGACGTTGCTGTAGACCAGAATTTTAAAAGGGTTTTTGAGGCATCTAAAGTTATTTATAAAGAGACCAATGGTGCTTTTGACCCAACAATAGGGGCTGTAGTAAACGCTTGGGATTTTGGTCCAGAAGGGCGAATCGTGAGTTTGGACAGCACAAAAATCGATAGCCTTATGAGTGATGTAGGCTTTAATAAAATCAGCATAAACAATGATTTTGTAAAAAAGAATAAAGGGACGTTTATCGATTTTAATGCCATTGCCAAAGGTTATGGAGTAGACGCTGTTGGAGAGTTTTTAGAATCGCAAAATATCGACAATTATTTGGTTGAAATTGGCGGTGAAATTAGGGTGAAGGGACGAAATATTGAAAAAGATGCCGAATGGAAAGTTGGTATCGAGGAGCCGCACTTTGATGGAGAGCGTTCAATCTTTAAAACTTTAGAGTTAATAGATGAGAGTATGGCGACTTCTGGAGTTTATCGGAAATTTAAAGTAGATGAAGATGGCAACAGATATTCTCATATAATCGATACCGAGACCGGTTACCCAAGTAAATCCAATATTCTGAGTATCTCTGTAATTGCGAAAACTTGTATGTATGCAGATGGTTACGCTACCGCTTTTAAAAGTATGGGAATAGCCAAGGTTGAAGAGTTTTTAAAAAACCATCCGGAACTTAAAGTCTATATTATATATGATGACGGCAACGGTAAATTCGCAACCCTCTCCTTAAATGGCTTCCCTAATCAGTAG
- a CDS encoding methionine aminopeptidase, type I, with amino-acid sequence MIEIKTAEEIELMRESALIVSKTLGMLASELKPGVSTLQLDKLAEAFIRDHGAVPGFLGLYDFPNTLCMSPNEQVVHGYPTDKPLKEGEIISIDCGAKKNGFYGDHAYTFAVGEIKEETQKLLDVTKESLYVGIREFKLGNRVGDVGFAIQSFCENHGYGVVRELVGHGLGRSMHEDPEMPNYGKRGRGKKFVDGMVVAIEPMINMGTHRIKQHKDGWTITTLDNKPSAHFEHDVALVDGKPELLSTFAYIYEALGISSDEETEFRQKELVL; translated from the coding sequence ATGATTGAAATAAAAACAGCCGAAGAGATTGAATTAATGCGCGAAAGTGCATTGATCGTTTCTAAGACTTTAGGAATGCTTGCGTCTGAATTAAAACCTGGCGTAAGTACTTTACAATTAGATAAGCTGGCAGAAGCATTTATAAGAGATCATGGAGCAGTTCCAGGGTTTCTTGGTCTTTATGACTTTCCCAATACATTATGTATGAGCCCGAACGAGCAAGTGGTTCATGGTTACCCCACCGACAAACCTCTTAAAGAGGGGGAAATTATTTCAATTGACTGTGGCGCCAAGAAAAATGGTTTTTACGGAGATCATGCCTATACGTTTGCAGTTGGAGAAATTAAAGAAGAAACCCAAAAATTATTAGATGTAACCAAAGAATCCTTATATGTTGGTATCCGTGAATTTAAATTGGGGAACCGTGTAGGAGATGTTGGTTTTGCAATACAATCATTTTGTGAAAATCACGGCTATGGTGTAGTAAGGGAATTAGTTGGCCACGGACTTGGTAGAAGTATGCACGAAGACCCAGAAATGCCCAATTACGGAAAACGTGGCCGAGGCAAGAAATTTGTCGACGGAATGGTTGTCGCTATTGAGCCAATGATAAATATGGGAACCCACCGCATCAAACAACATAAAGATGGTTGGACAATCACCACTCTAGACAACAAACCGAGCGCTCATTTTGAACACGACGTTGCCCTTGTTGACGGAAAACCAGAACTATTGTCCACGTTTGCTTATATCTATGAAGCACTAGGAATAAGCTCTGACGAAGAAACAGAATTCCGACAAAAGGAACTTGTTCTCTAA
- a CDS encoding Peptidase family M48, whose product MRGGSTKMRLLIGGAIILFALFRYCSSEEENPYTGETQHITMTQEEEIAIGLQSAPQMAQEFGGLYPNEEYQAYVDEVGNKLVRNSIAGETGYKFDFHLLADPNIINAFALPGGQIFITYALFSKLGNEDQLAGILGHEIGHVVARHSADRLAQQGLTQGILSGVAVGVDPNTAQGAAAIAGLINMKYGRGDELQSDDLGVKFMIETGYDPEKMIEVMQILKDAAGPNRTPEFQSTHPDPENRVAKIKESIAKYRNQTS is encoded by the coding sequence ATGAGAGGCGGAAGTACTAAAATGCGGTTGTTGATAGGTGGAGCAATTATTTTATTTGCGCTCTTTAGATATTGTTCTAGTGAAGAGGAGAATCCATATACTGGTGAAACGCAGCACATAACAATGACCCAAGAGGAAGAAATTGCAATTGGTCTTCAAAGTGCACCTCAAATGGCACAAGAATTTGGTGGACTTTATCCAAATGAAGAATACCAAGCTTATGTAGATGAAGTCGGAAATAAATTAGTTAGAAACAGCATTGCTGGAGAAACCGGTTATAAATTCGATTTTCACCTTCTAGCTGACCCAAACATAATTAATGCTTTCGCTTTGCCAGGTGGTCAGATTTTTATCACTTATGCCCTTTTCTCAAAACTGGGCAATGAGGACCAATTAGCTGGGATTTTGGGCCATGAAATTGGACATGTTGTTGCTAGACATTCTGCAGATAGATTGGCACAACAAGGATTGACCCAAGGTATTCTTAGTGGTGTTGCGGTAGGGGTGGACCCAAATACCGCCCAAGGTGCGGCTGCCATTGCAGGTCTAATCAATATGAAATATGGCCGTGGTGATGAGCTTCAAAGCGATGACCTCGGCGTTAAATTCATGATAGAAACTGGCTATGACCCAGAAAAAATGATTGAGGTGATGCAAATTTTAAAAGATGCTGCTGGCCCAAACAGAACTCCAGAATTTCAAAGTACTCACCCAGACCCGGAAAATAGGGTAGCAAAGATCAAAGAATCGATTGCCAAATATAGAAACCAAACCTCCTAG
- a CDS encoding phosphoglycerate mutase, whose amino-acid sequence MNKKVILMILDGWGFGPDPKVSAIDNADTPFIDSLYKKYPNASLRTDGLNVGLPEGQMGNSEVGHMNLGAGRIIYQDLVKINLAIKENTLCKQKAVVDAIKYAKDHNKSIHLLGLLSDGGVHSHIEHLFGLIKTLEEADLKKIFIHAFTDGRDVDPKSGLGFIKEFEDFAKDKHSKLATVTGRYYAMDRDNRWERVKKAYDAMVNGIGLQTSDVESAIEASYKKDITDEFIDPIVITENSEAIAKIQDQDVVIFFNFRTDRGRQLTEALSQKDFPEYNMHTIKLHYVTQTRYDSTFEDINVIYDKDNINETLGEVLSKNGKKQLRMAETEKYPHVTFFFSGGREEPFLGESRIMKNSPKVATYDLQPEMSAYELKNALVTELKKEEQDFVCINFANGDMVGHTGVMEAAIKACEAVDDCVHQVINTALDHDYTTIVIADHGNCETMINPDGTPNTAHTTNPVPIILVDKELKNINDGILGDIAPTILKLMGIQKPEVMSGKALV is encoded by the coding sequence ATGAATAAGAAAGTAATTTTGATGATACTTGACGGATGGGGCTTTGGTCCTGATCCTAAAGTATCTGCCATCGATAATGCAGACACTCCTTTTATAGATTCCCTATATAAAAAGTATCCCAACGCTAGTTTAAGGACGGACGGTCTCAACGTTGGTTTGCCAGAAGGACAAATGGGAAATTCTGAAGTTGGCCATATGAATCTTGGTGCCGGAAGGATTATCTATCAAGACTTGGTTAAAATCAATCTTGCTATTAAAGAAAACACATTATGTAAGCAAAAAGCTGTGGTTGATGCCATTAAATATGCAAAAGACCATAATAAATCAATCCATCTTTTGGGACTTTTGAGTGACGGTGGTGTTCATTCTCATATAGAACATTTATTCGGTCTCATCAAGACTTTGGAAGAGGCAGACCTTAAAAAAATTTTTATTCATGCTTTTACTGATGGCCGCGATGTGGATCCAAAATCTGGCTTAGGTTTTATAAAAGAATTTGAAGATTTTGCAAAAGACAAGCATTCCAAACTAGCAACAGTTACTGGTCGTTATTACGCAATGGATCGCGATAATCGATGGGAACGAGTCAAAAAAGCTTATGATGCCATGGTAAATGGAATTGGCCTTCAAACTTCTGACGTAGAGTCTGCAATCGAAGCCAGTTATAAGAAGGACATTACGGATGAGTTTATAGACCCAATTGTAATCACCGAAAATTCTGAAGCCATTGCAAAGATTCAAGATCAAGATGTCGTGATATTTTTCAACTTTAGGACAGACCGAGGAAGACAACTGACCGAAGCACTTTCACAAAAAGATTTCCCTGAGTACAATATGCACACCATAAAATTGCATTACGTTACCCAAACTAGATACGATAGTACTTTCGAAGATATAAATGTAATCTACGACAAGGATAACATAAATGAAACCCTTGGTGAAGTGCTATCCAAGAATGGCAAGAAGCAGCTAAGGATGGCAGAGACCGAAAAATATCCACACGTTACTTTTTTCTTTTCAGGCGGGAGAGAAGAACCATTTTTAGGTGAGTCTAGAATCATGAAGAATTCTCCTAAAGTAGCAACTTACGACCTTCAACCCGAAATGAGCGCCTACGAATTAAAGAATGCTTTAGTTACAGAACTAAAGAAAGAAGAACAGGATTTTGTGTGCATTAATTTTGCAAATGGCGATATGGTAGGCCACACCGGCGTTATGGAAGCGGCGATTAAAGCATGTGAAGCAGTAGATGATTGCGTGCATCAAGTAATTAACACCGCATTAGATCATGATTATACTACCATCGTCATCGCTGATCACGGTAATTGTGAAACGATGATAAATCCAGATGGTACGCCCAACACCGCGCATACTACCAATCCAGTGCCAATTATATTGGTTGATAAGGAATTGAAAAATATTAATGACGGAATTCTGGGTGATATTGCACCAACGATTTTGAAGTTAATGGGAATCCAAAAACCCGAAGTTATGAGCGGGAAAGCTCTTGTATGA
- a CDS encoding CarboxypepD_reg-like domain-containing protein: MKKSLLIVLLLTTTFLFAQQTNRVEITGKVVVESNDIEGITVFNSSSNNGTITNENGEFVISAQLNDKIEFAAIQFKDFDIVVDETVINTKQMTVYLVEQVNKLDEVLILPYKLTGNLDTDVASVRTFNPDIDAIYFGINHSSDYEFSEDNRSAVENEAMHSQSDPAFRNGLNIKNIGVLLISSILSSSNDKKDNNQVEESALKRKYNIDFISTNFDIPRNQVDEFIAYVEANGLNDELMKDEQEIELLQFLYSKRDEFIAVHEKKN, from the coding sequence ATGAAAAAATCTCTACTCATAGTATTACTGCTAACGACTACTTTTCTATTTGCTCAACAAACCAATCGAGTCGAGATTACCGGTAAAGTGGTTGTAGAAAGCAATGATATAGAAGGCATCACTGTTTTTAATAGTTCATCCAACAATGGAACCATCACTAACGAAAATGGGGAATTTGTAATCTCTGCTCAATTAAATGATAAGATAGAATTTGCCGCAATTCAATTCAAGGATTTTGATATTGTGGTGGATGAAACGGTGATTAATACAAAACAGATGACCGTTTATTTAGTGGAGCAGGTAAATAAGCTCGATGAGGTTTTAATCTTGCCTTACAAGTTAACCGGAAACCTAGATACCGATGTCGCCAGCGTTAGAACTTTTAACCCAGATATAGACGCCATATATTTTGGGATCAATCACAGCTCCGATTACGAATTTTCTGAAGATAATCGGTCTGCAGTAGAAAACGAAGCAATGCATTCTCAGAGCGATCCGGCATTTAGAAATGGTCTAAATATTAAGAACATTGGAGTGCTGTTAATATCTTCCATTCTAAGTTCTAGTAATGATAAAAAGGATAATAATCAGGTTGAAGAAAGCGCGCTTAAAAGAAAATATAACATTGATTTTATCAGCACCAATTTTGATATTCCCAGAAATCAAGTTGATGAGTTTATTGCTTATGTCGAAGCTAACGGTTTAAATGACGAGCTCATGAAAGATGAGCAGGAGATTGAACTTTTACAATTTCTTTACAGCAAAAGAGACGAGTTTATAGCGGTTCATGAAAAAAAGAATTGA
- a CDS encoding CarboxypepD_reg-like domain-containing protein, with protein sequence MNLFLERAKQRKIEIVVAILLCSVSFLNDQNLIEISGEITNADDVEAIHILNKNSNTYATVDAKGTFAINVKLNDTLLVSSIKYFARYIPIDAEILKNKQVSIKLEEMVNNLEEVVVGKILSGNLDLDLDITAVKRDINFYDVGIPGNTNLPITQNERRLFEADAGKFLYFYGIGFAVNVNKILNRVSGRTRQLKEFVALDERDNCMESARLRFQEVLFPENEFPKEICFAFFFFASEDSGFKNICLLNNDMAMFNFLENKKIQFLKNLNSAED encoded by the coding sequence ATGAATTTGTTTCTAGAAAGAGCGAAACAACGAAAAATTGAGATAGTCGTAGCTATCTTGTTGTGTTCCGTTTCATTTCTAAATGATCAAAACTTGATTGAGATTAGTGGTGAGATTACTAATGCCGATGACGTTGAAGCCATTCATATTCTAAACAAAAATTCGAATACTTACGCAACTGTCGATGCTAAAGGAACGTTTGCTATAAATGTAAAGTTGAATGACACCTTGCTCGTATCAAGTATTAAATATTTTGCAAGATATATTCCCATTGATGCCGAAATATTGAAGAATAAACAGGTTTCTATTAAGCTCGAAGAAATGGTCAATAATTTGGAGGAGGTTGTAGTTGGAAAGATTTTATCCGGGAATCTAGATTTAGATTTGGATATCACAGCGGTAAAGCGTGATATCAATTTTTATGATGTTGGGATTCCTGGAAATACAAATCTTCCCATAACCCAGAATGAAAGAAGGTTGTTTGAAGCCGATGCGGGTAAGTTCCTTTACTTTTATGGAATAGGATTTGCAGTAAACGTCAACAAGATATTGAATCGCGTTTCGGGTCGCACCCGTCAGTTAAAGGAATTTGTGGCATTAGATGAGCGCGACAATTGCATGGAGTCCGCAAGGTTAAGGTTTCAAGAAGTGCTATTTCCAGAAAATGAATTTCCTAAAGAGATTTGTTTTGCATTTTTTTTCTTTGCTTCAGAAGATTCGGGTTTTAAGAATATATGCTTATTAAATAACGATATGGCAATGTTTAACTTTCTTGAAAACAAGAAAATTCAATTTTTAAAAAATCTAAATTCAGCTGAGGATTGA
- a CDS encoding CarboxypepD_reg-like domain-containing protein gives MKKRIDLLIYFVTASSVVAFGQELIPITGKVTANDEVEGLHVLNTASSQYTITDAKGEFIINVKLNDTLVISSVKYFTQTIAISSEILASKTVTLKLEELVNQLEEVVVGKILTGNLGLDIEINETKRDINFYDLGIPGYTGPRKTQAERRVYEATSGSGLIPLNPIINAITGRTKELKAQVALETKDRHMDLAMSKYSKLVFNDNEERPYIIEFFLFASDDENFVRRARSKNELEFLDFLMQKKNEFVSRKSETTKN, from the coding sequence ATGAAAAAAAGAATTGATCTTTTAATCTATTTTGTTACCGCTTCATCTGTCGTTGCATTTGGCCAAGAACTAATTCCTATAACCGGTAAAGTTACCGCAAATGATGAGGTAGAGGGACTACACGTTTTAAATACAGCTTCCTCTCAATATACTATAACCGATGCAAAAGGCGAATTTATAATCAACGTTAAGTTGAATGACACCTTGGTTATTTCTAGCGTTAAATATTTTACCCAAACGATAGCTATAAGTTCTGAAATTCTTGCTTCTAAAACAGTCACCTTAAAACTTGAAGAATTAGTAAATCAATTAGAAGAAGTGGTAGTGGGAAAGATTCTTACGGGCAATCTTGGTCTCGATATTGAGATTAACGAAACTAAACGCGATATCAATTTTTATGATTTAGGAATTCCTGGTTATACCGGACCGAGAAAAACCCAGGCAGAAAGAAGGGTTTACGAAGCAACTTCCGGTAGCGGGCTAATACCGCTTAACCCAATTATCAATGCGATTACAGGTAGGACCAAGGAACTTAAAGCCCAAGTTGCATTAGAGACCAAAGACCGACATATGGATTTGGCAATGTCTAAATACAGCAAACTAGTGTTTAATGATAATGAAGAACGGCCTTACATCATCGAATTTTTCTTGTTTGCTTCGGATGATGAAAACTTTGTTCGACGGGCAAGAAGTAAGAACGAATTAGAATTCCTTGATTTCTTAATGCAAAAAAAGAATGAATTTGTTTCTAGAAAGAGCGAAACAACGAAAAATTGA
- a CDS encoding Methyltransferase domain-containing protein, with product MKIFRSLLNTVPRPLLIRMSYVVRPIIALALRGSSFTDPIDGKSFRKFLPYGYVKQRQNVLSPSTLSLERHRLLWLYLKNETEFFSAKLKVLHFAPEQAYYKRFKKLKHLNYITTDLNSPLADVKADICYLPFEDDEFDVILCNHVLEHIPNDIKAMKELYRVLKPGGWGIVQIPQDLTLEKTFEDNSVTNKKERAKIFGQYDHVRIYGKDYFDRLRSVGFKVEEIDYTKKLSQADLEKYRLAKGEIIPFVYK from the coding sequence TTGAAAATTTTTCGCTCTCTTCTCAATACAGTTCCTAGGCCATTATTGATTAGGATGAGCTACGTGGTGAGACCTATAATTGCTCTCGCTTTAAGAGGAAGTAGTTTCACGGATCCGATTGATGGTAAAAGTTTTAGGAAATTTTTGCCTTATGGATACGTGAAGCAGCGTCAAAACGTCCTCTCACCTTCCACTCTATCTTTAGAACGCCATAGATTGCTTTGGCTCTATCTTAAAAATGAAACAGAATTCTTTTCAGCTAAATTAAAAGTGCTGCATTTTGCACCAGAACAGGCATACTATAAGCGTTTCAAGAAATTGAAACATTTAAATTATATAACCACAGACCTTAATTCTCCGTTGGCAGACGTCAAAGCAGATATCTGTTATCTTCCTTTTGAGGATGATGAATTTGACGTGATTCTTTGCAATCATGTGTTAGAACATATCCCTAATGATATAAAGGCGATGAAGGAATTGTACCGTGTTCTTAAACCGGGCGGATGGGGAATAGTTCAGATTCCTCAAGATTTGACTTTAGAAAAAACTTTTGAAGATAATTCAGTAACCAATAAGAAAGAGCGCGCCAAGATTTTTGGTCAATATGATCACGTTAGGATTTATGGTAAGGATTATTTTGATCGACTTCGGTCGGTTGGTTTTAAGGTTGAAGAAATTGATTATACCAAGAAACTTTCGCAAGCCGATTTAGAAAAATATCGACTTGCCAAAGGGGAGATAATTCCTTTTGTCTACAAATAA
- a CDS encoding Cytochrome c has translation MKKISIIPILIFLTILSSCENDKKEKKSVNVYKDAEVAKVDPVKRGEMLVNGIGCHDCHTPKKMTAQGPILDMEKLLSGHPQSEILPPYDSQTGKNYVLFNQNLTAAIGPWGTSFAANLTPSESGIGSWTEAQFLNAIKNGKSKGLDGSRTLLPPMPWQAFAQLPDEDLKAIFAYLKSIKPVENIVPNPTPSMGS, from the coding sequence ATGAAAAAAATTTCAATAATTCCAATTCTAATTTTTCTTACAATACTATCTTCTTGCGAAAATGATAAAAAAGAAAAGAAATCCGTAAACGTTTATAAAGATGCAGAAGTTGCAAAAGTAGATCCTGTAAAACGTGGAGAAATGCTAGTCAACGGGATTGGCTGCCATGATTGCCACACTCCTAAAAAAATGACGGCTCAAGGTCCGATACTCGACATGGAAAAATTGCTCTCTGGTCACCCACAAAGCGAAATTCTTCCTCCATACGATTCCCAAACTGGCAAAAACTATGTTTTGTTCAATCAAAACTTAACTGCAGCTATTGGACCGTGGGGCACATCATTTGCAGCAAATTTAACACCATCTGAATCAGGAATTGGATCTTGGACAGAAGCCCAATTCTTAAATGCGATTAAAAATGGAAAATCAAAAGGTTTGGACGGAAGCAGAACCCTTCTACCGCCTATGCCTTGGCAAGCATTCGCTCAGCTGCCCGATGAGGATTTAAAAGCCATCTTCGCTTACCTTAAATCGATTAAACCAGTTGAAAATATTGTGCCTAACCCGACACCATCGATGGGAAGCTAA
- a CDS encoding dipeptidase E has protein sequence MKNMIIASTSTIHGSGYLEYILGELSALYKSAEEIVFIPYARPGGTSHDDYTKKVASVFSEINLKVKGIHEFKNPVKALEKAEGIFTGGGNTFVLLNNLYRNDLLEPLTKVINNGTPYLGTSAGSNICGLNIKTTNDMPIVYPPSFKSLGLVNFNINPHYLDPISNNKHMGETRETRIKEFHNFNTQPVVGLSEGSWLEVKDDSILLKGNLPARIFEYGKVGYEVEAGTDLKSLN, from the coding sequence ATGAAAAATATGATTATTGCGAGTACTTCTACGATTCATGGAAGTGGGTATTTAGAATACATTTTAGGCGAACTTTCTGCTCTTTACAAATCAGCAGAAGAAATAGTATTTATACCGTATGCCCGCCCTGGTGGGACAAGTCATGATGATTATACCAAAAAAGTGGCATCCGTATTTTCTGAAATTAATTTGAAGGTGAAGGGAATACATGAATTTAAAAATCCAGTTAAAGCCTTAGAAAAAGCCGAAGGAATATTTACTGGAGGCGGTAACACCTTTGTTCTGCTCAATAATCTTTATCGCAATGATTTATTAGAACCTCTAACCAAGGTCATTAACAATGGTACTCCTTATTTGGGCACGAGCGCAGGAAGTAACATTTGTGGGCTAAATATTAAAACAACCAACGATATGCCGATTGTTTATCCGCCGAGTTTTAAAAGTTTGGGGCTGGTAAATTTTAATATTAATCCGCATTATTTAGACCCGATTTCTAATAACAAGCATATGGGAGAAACGCGAGAAACCAGAATTAAGGAGTTTCATAATTTTAACACCCAGCCAGTTGTAGGGCTAAGTGAAGGGAGTTGGCTAGAAGTCAAAGATGATTCAATTTTATTAAAAGGAAATTTACCCGCTAGGATTTTTGAATATGGTAAAGTTGGCTATGAAGTTGAAGCTGGGACCGACTTAAAATCGCTCAATTAG